The Deltaproteobacteria bacterium genome window below encodes:
- a CDS encoding AAA family ATPase translates to MARSGPPCSCEVVEQLATGSAVASLLTEFGLDGARLAEARSALHGSCGPESGDWRARLGDGGRDDPHERLLAIVRSADSHGYRLLEAVGVSCPALRRGLVERRRPAARGLAARSERAVRRIDRSDRADSARVPRLPLTPRNAERQPRATSPRPRAFAPAGPSEPSVRTPRRTPDDAPPARRGEPAVPPPTSAAVAATPIASPMPTAIAPAAVARSRQPRPQPLDPSALPKLCGRDDELARLRDAAARTTGRTVLLCGAPGSGRSLLARHLARAEARPVFALSALDYLDDDDDALAEALAEADDRGALVLFDDLDKRVLDSAPSWLPLLAQAWTRDAPRVLPVVSFEGLMRLTQWLPGVLESTDVIRIAPLVGPAIAEAVAAATPTVLGAHGVTLPPELTAAEFARLSDRYLGGIAQPGRALDLLDLACARAGRRGDAVVQRTAVLELVAERSGVPRSRIEAHSDQDALELEGRIAERVVGHREAVVAISELVRRARAGLAGSRPMLTALLLGPSGVGKTELAKALSQALFERDDALVRLDMSEYSEPHAVARIVGAPPGYVGFEQGGALTDPLLARPHAVVLLDEIEKAHRDVHQLLLQVLDEGRLTDGRGRTIDFRHAAILMTSNLGADHLRRDRHGVHLDADAVLDAARGAFPIELWNRIEAPLVMQPLGHDELRRICRKLARASSDRLLRERGVRYELSDDACERLIAKAGDDPRLGARPLRHLVAREVDPLVADRVLRGRVRAGAQLVVDVDRSGFVVR, encoded by the coding sequence ATGGCCCGCAGTGGACCTCCGTGCTCGTGCGAAGTGGTGGAGCAGCTCGCGACGGGCTCCGCGGTCGCAAGCCTTCTGACGGAGTTCGGACTCGACGGCGCGCGCCTGGCCGAGGCCCGCAGCGCGCTGCACGGCAGCTGCGGCCCGGAATCCGGTGACTGGCGCGCACGCCTGGGCGACGGCGGGCGCGACGATCCCCACGAGCGCCTGCTGGCGATCGTGCGCTCGGCCGACAGCCACGGCTACCGGCTGCTCGAGGCGGTCGGGGTCTCGTGCCCGGCGCTGCGACGGGGTTTGGTCGAGCGGCGCCGGCCGGCGGCTCGGGGCCTCGCCGCGCGGAGCGAACGCGCCGTGCGACGCATCGACCGCAGCGATCGCGCGGACTCGGCCCGGGTGCCGCGACTGCCGTTGACCCCTCGCAACGCCGAGCGACAGCCGCGGGCGACGAGCCCACGCCCACGGGCCTTCGCGCCGGCCGGCCCCAGCGAGCCGAGCGTGCGCACGCCCCGACGTACGCCCGACGACGCACCGCCGGCGCGCCGCGGCGAGCCGGCCGTCCCACCGCCGACCAGCGCGGCCGTGGCGGCCACGCCGATCGCGAGCCCGATGCCCACGGCGATCGCCCCGGCCGCGGTCGCGCGATCGCGACAGCCGCGGCCGCAGCCCCTCGATCCGTCGGCGTTGCCGAAGCTGTGCGGTCGCGACGACGAGCTCGCGCGTCTGCGTGACGCGGCCGCGCGCACCACCGGTCGCACGGTGTTGCTGTGCGGCGCGCCCGGCAGCGGGCGCTCGCTGCTGGCCCGCCACCTCGCGCGCGCCGAGGCGCGCCCCGTGTTCGCGCTCAGTGCCCTCGACTACCTCGACGACGACGACGACGCGCTCGCCGAGGCGTTGGCCGAGGCCGACGATCGCGGCGCGCTGGTGCTGTTCGACGATCTCGACAAGCGCGTGCTCGACAGCGCGCCGAGCTGGCTGCCGCTCTTGGCCCAGGCGTGGACCCGCGATGCGCCGCGGGTGCTGCCGGTGGTGTCCTTCGAGGGGCTCATGCGGCTCACGCAGTGGCTGCCGGGCGTGCTCGAGTCGACCGACGTGATCCGCATCGCGCCGCTGGTCGGGCCCGCGATCGCCGAGGCGGTCGCTGCTGCGACGCCGACGGTGCTCGGCGCCCACGGTGTCACGCTGCCGCCGGAGCTGACGGCCGCCGAGTTCGCGCGGCTGAGCGATCGCTACCTCGGGGGTATTGCCCAGCCAGGCCGCGCGCTCGATCTCTTGGATCTCGCGTGCGCGCGCGCCGGTCGACGCGGCGACGCGGTGGTGCAGCGCACCGCGGTGCTCGAGCTGGTCGCCGAGCGCAGCGGGGTGCCGCGCTCGCGCATCGAGGCCCACTCCGATCAGGACGCGCTCGAGCTCGAGGGCCGCATCGCCGAGCGCGTGGTCGGGCACCGCGAGGCGGTGGTGGCGATCTCCGAGCTGGTCCGTCGCGCGCGCGCGGGCCTGGCCGGCTCGCGGCCGATGCTGACGGCGCTGCTGCTGGGCCCCTCTGGGGTCGGCAAGACCGAGCTGGCCAAGGCGCTGTCGCAGGCGCTGTTCGAGCGCGACGACGCGCTGGTGCGGCTCGACATGAGCGAGTACAGCGAGCCCCACGCGGTCGCGCGCATCGTCGGGGCCCCGCCGGGCTACGTCGGCTTCGAACAGGGCGGCGCGCTCACCGATCCGCTGCTCGCACGGCCGCACGCGGTCGTGCTCCTCGACGAGATCGAGAAGGCCCACCGCGACGTGCACCAGCTGCTCTTGCAGGTGCTCGACGAGGGCCGGCTCACCGATGGTCGCGGGCGCACGATCGACTTCCGCCACGCCGCGATCCTGATGACCTCGAACCTCGGCGCCGATCACCTGCGCCGCGATCGCCACGGCGTCCATCTCGACGCCGACGCGGTGCTCGACGCGGCCCGCGGCGCCTTCCCCATCGAGCTGTGGAACCGCATCGAGGCGCCGCTGGTGATGCAGCCGCTCGGCCACGACGAGCTGCGCCGGATCTGCCGCAAGCTCGCGCGCGCCTCGAGCGATCGCCTCCTGCGCGAGCGCGGCGTCCGCTACGAGCTGTCCGACGACGCCTGCGAGCGGCTCATCGCCAAGGCCGGCGACGACCCGCGCCTGGGCGCCCGACCGCTGCGTCACCTGGTGGCGCGCGAGGTCGATCCGCTGGTGGCCGATCGCGTGCTGCGGGGTCGCGTGCGCGCGGGTGCGCAGCTGGTGGTCGACGTCGACCGCAGCGGCTTCGTGGTGCGCTGA